The region ATTCACACTTACACGACCAGCGGCAATGACTTCTTCCATATAACGGCGAGAACCCAAACCAACACGTGCAAGCACCTTTTGCAATTTTTCACTCATGACAGCATAACCTTAGAAATAATTATCAACAGTTCACCTATTTATGACTTCGGTGCATTTGCATCGAGGGCCATAAAAGCTTCCTTGGCATCCTGCAGGGGAGGCAATTGGCCTAAACTGGTTAAGCCAAACGCATTTAAAAATTGTGGCGTTGTCACTAACAACGCAGGTCTTCCAGGGAGTTCACGAAAGCCAGATTCTTTAATCCAGTTCCAGTCAAACAGCGAACGCAAAATCTGACTGTTATTCGTGACACCACGAATTTGTTCTATATCTGCCCGGGTCACCGGTTGGTGATAGGCAATCACGGCCAACGTTTCAAGTAGTGAAGGAGACAAGCGCGCTGGTCGCTCGGGCCATGTCTGAGCAATAATATTACGATATTTCGCACGTACTTGAAAACGGAAACCTTGAGCAGTTTCAATCAGTTCAATCGAACGGCCATGCATCAGCATAGACAGTTGCTGCAAGTACTGACGTAGTTCCTGCTTGGTATATCGATCCTGAAAAGCTTCTTTTAAGCGTGCCAGAGACACCGCTGAATCACTCGCAAAAATGATGGCTTCCAGCTGCATTAAAACATCATGCAAATTGTCTTCCGCTGTGAGGACTGAGCTGTGGTCAATGGTCATAAAGATGCTCCCTGAATTGCGAGCGGGGCTTCAATGCCTGTAGCAATAATCTGAATTTTTTGTTGGCGCGTCAGTTCCAGAACCGCCATAAAGGTGACGACCATGCCCATACGGCCTTGGCTTGGTTTGAGTAAATCTGCAAAGGAAAGCACTTCGCCAGTTTCCAGGCAGCTTTCAATATAGGCAATACGCTCTTCAAGCAGCACCGGCTCCTGTTGCACCTGATGAATCACCGGCTCAGGACGGTTAAAGATACACAGCAGGGCATCACGCAGCAGATCGACGTTATGACCTTCATTCGGTTGAATAAACTCGCCCAGACTGACATTGGTCTCAAATGTATCACGCTCAAGCACACTCATCTGGTTCAGGCGTTCTGCGGCTTGCTTGATCCGTAAATAATTTTCCAGACGATCAATCAGTTCCTGTTTTGGATCTTGCTCCGTCGCAGTAATATTTTTTGGTTTTGGAAGAAGCAAGCGGGATTTGAGATCTGCCAATAGTGCTGCCATGACCATATAGTCTGCGGTCAGTTCAATATTGAGCGACTTCATCGCATCCATATAGGACAGGTATTGGGCAGCAATCGGCGCAATGTCGACTTGCAGCAAGTCGAAGCCATTTTTTTGGATCAGGTAAATTAAAAAGTCGAGCGGGCCTTCGAAATGCTCTAACAGGATTTCAAACGCTGAAGGAGGAATATAAAGATCCTCAGGAATCGTCTCCTGCCATTCATCCAGAACACGGATGTGCGGAGTAGGTTCCATCATATTATGGACGCTTTGATTCATATACAGTTGTTGGCCACGCGAATTTTCAAAGGCATGAAGGCTGATTCTTCGATATCACATCGAAAGAAAAAGCATGTAAAAAGTTGATCTTAGTGTACTCGAAAAATACCTCTAAATAAATTAGATATGCGTTTAGATACAAAAAAACAGTAGCTTTTACGGCTGTTCTTCGGTTTTTGATCATATCGAATACGGGGATGCCTTTCTGAAGTAAGGATTCAGAGGAATGAAGTGAAGTTCCAGTTGGGTTTGCAAGCTTTAAAATTGATCATGAGCACTGATAAATATGGGAACTCAGATCAGGAAAAAATCATTCTTTAGCAGCAACTAAAAAGTATATTTATTGAAAATAAACCTTAAAAACAGATATCTATCGTTTAAAAAATATTCTAATATCTCAGAAAAATATACCGATAAATAAAACAACTAAAAACTGGACTGATGATCAATATGCCTATTATTGTGATATTTGTTGCGGTGATCAGCTTGGGGATATTCTGGGCTTATCCAAAATATGAAATGATGCAACTGGAAGACCAAGCACGTCAGCAGCTTCAATCAGGTAGGTTTGCTGAATTAGAAGCTCAATACAAACCACTCCTTCAGAGAGAAAAAGTAGACTTTTCAGTTCTGGATCAGTATCCGAATATTCGCTTTTATACGCGCAGGCTTGAAGATGAAAATAAAAAACTTTCTGTGAAAAGTGAGCAGAATGTCAAAAATATAGCCTGTGATTCTGTTGAGGCTTTTCAAAACTTTGATCAGAAGTCTCGAACTGCAGTTCTAAATGTGATCGAAAAAGACCAAATTGTCTTTCATATGAATGTCAAAAATAAATTTGGGATAGACATGATGCAACATCAGCAAAAACTTTCAGACTGTCCAAATTTTGTCAGATTGAGAGCATTAAAGGTAGGGGAGGAATATGTCCCACCACCTAAAGAAAATCAGCAAGTAGACATGGTCGCACCTGCGGTAAGTACATCGGTTGCAGAAGAAGCTGCACAACCTCTAAGCTAAAAAAACTACGGATAAAAATATGAATATAAAATTTGTTGTTGTTGGTCTTTTAATTATTGCCGGACTATTTTTCGGCACTGAAAAATATTGGGAACATGAATTTCAACAGCAGGCACGTGAAACTTTGAAAAAAGTTCATATGGATGCACAAACCAAACAGCGATTGGAAAATAGTGGTCTGCCCATCTCTGGAGATATTCTGAATCAGTACCCAAATATTATTACCTACATGAAATTAACCACTTTAGCGGATGATCAATTATCGACAGAGATCCAGAAACATGTACAACAACTTGGTTGTATGCAGGTCGACCTGTTGCAAGGTCAGGAGCCGGATTTGGTGAAAGCTTATATCGTGGTGCTTGAAGAAGATCAGGTTGCATCCACCTATACCATCCAAAATAAATTTGGGAAGCCGGTTTTTGAATATAAGCAGGTCTTATCGGAATGTCCGAATTTTACGAAGTTGCGTCAGTTATAAAGATTTTCTAAGTTTGTTCTTTTAGGGCATATTCAATAATACGCTGGCAGGTGTCTGCTAGACAAAGATTGTTTTTTGAATAAAGGTTCAGCAGTTTTCTTGTCATCGCAACTTCAAGAAAATACTGGTACTCAATATTGTCGATATTCAGACTTAAGTCAGGCTTAGAATTCTTTTCGATAGAAATTGCCTTAGATTCTAACGTCCAAGGCAGTTTGACGTAGATCAGATGATTGGCAGGAAATTCATTTAAGTTTAGAAGGAGATAAAACAGATTCACCTTATTTCCTCCTGAAACTGAATTAAAACGTTTTTTTATTCAAAAGCACTTACATCACCGACACCACGGCGAATCACTTCAGGCTGATCACCGGATAAATCTACGATAGAAGTCGTACTTAATGTACCTAGCCCACTATCAATAAATACATCGATGCGTTTGCCGAGCTGCATTTCAATCTCGTATGGATCATCCATTGGATCAGTCTGATCTGGCAGAATCAGGGTCGAAGTCAGCAGTGGTTCACCCAGTTCTTGAAGCAGCATCTGACACACGGGATTGCTGGGAATACGTAAACCGATGGTTTTTTTCTTCGGATGCATTAAACGTTTAGGTACTTCACTGGTAGCGGGAAGAATAAAAGTAGTAACAGCAGGCGTATTATTTTTCAGCAAACGATATACGGCATTGTCCACTTTGGCATAGGTCGCAATGTCCGATAAGTCACAGCAGAGAATGGCGTATTGATGCTTTGGACCTAAACCACGAATCTGGGCAATGCGTTCCATAGCCTGTTTATTCCCGATCTGGCAGCCAATTGCATAAGCTGCATCGGTCGGATAAACAATCACATCACCGGCACGGATACGTTCCACTGCCTGGCTGATTAAACGTGGTTGGGGGTTGTCTGGGTGTACGCGTAAATGTAACATAAAATCTGCCTCCGATCCTGTGCTGACTTTATTATGAGATTGCCTGCGAAAAACATGCAATCCCAATAACGGTAAATTTGTATAATTTAATCAAGCATTTCACGAATAAATTCGTCGGATTGTAAACTTTTGCCATTCCGTGTGCAGGCACAGATACAATCAATAAAATATTTTGCATCACGAGGTAGTTTGGCTTCACCATTAAAATAACGTTGTACCTGCGCATAGACATTATCTTTAAAGCTGCTGCCATTGCCGCCTTCACCCGTCAGGTTATCTAAAGATACCCGGAATTTGCGTCCAAAGGCTTTGGCAAACATCCACTCGATGGCTTGCGGCTTGATTTCTACCTGTTCAAATAAAGCCTGCTGTTCCTGCGTACGACCATCTGGTGCATACCAATAGCCCAGATCTGGCAATAGACGACGCTTGTCACCGGCAATGGTCCAGTGGCTGATCTCATGCAAAGCACTATTAAAGAAACCGTGCGCAAATTGAATGCGGGCAGGGGTATCTTCAGTGGCGGGGAAATATTCTGGTTCAAAATCACCACGGACTAATGTGACATTTAGGTGGGAAAACCAGTGATTAAAGTGTAAGATGAGCCAATCAACCTGTTCTGCTTCTGACGATAAATTCGCCCACGGTAAGCGTTGCACTTGCTGTAGTGAGCTGTCAGAATCCAGAGTTGAAAGTGTGCTAACGAGTGATGAAACATTCACTTCTGTTTGCGGCTGCAACAGATGCATGACTGAAATTACCCAATTGGTCTGTCTAAAAATAAGTACAAAATTGTATCTTAATCTTTGACAGAGTTCTGATGAATTTGTAGAATTGCCGCCTTAATTATGTCAGCAAATACCTTTCCGGCACAGATTGAGCCGTTTAAATGGGCTGAACAGGGCTTTAAATGGTCAGGTCAACTGCCTTTATCCCGCTTTGTTCGTATTGCTCGTGAAGCTGTTGGATCAATTGATGATCAATTGATTAACATAGACTGTAAGCTATCAATGGATGCTTATCATCGCATTGTGTGGCTCGATGGCCATGTTGAAACGAAGGTTCCAATGGAATGTCAGCGTTGTCTGGAAACCGTTGAGATTGAACTCGTTTCAGATTTTCATCTTGCCCTTGTGGATGACGAATCACTGATAGAGCGCTTGGATGAGGATGCTGATTTCATCGTCTTAGGTGAAAGTGAAGCAACGACGAAAGGTTCATATGATGCACCTGCCACCGCTGATTTACTGGCACTCATAGAAGATGAATTGTTATTGTTGATGCCGTTGTCTCCTAAGCATGATGTTTGTGAGCATAAGCATCAACCCGCTCAAGAAGAAGTTGTTGAAGAAAAACGGGACAATCCGTTTGAAGTTTTGGCAGCTTTGAAGGGTAAACTTAACTAATTTTTGTGTTATACTCATACGTATAAGACAATCGAATTTGTTCTGATCCATTTTTTCGATATTTGTAAGGAGCCATCATGGCCGTTCAGCAAAACCGTAAAAGTCGCTCTCGCCGTGACATGCGCCGTTCACATGACGCTTTAACTGAGAATGCATTAACTGTAGACCAAGCTACTGGTGAAACTCATCGTCGTCACCACGTATCTAAAGATGGTATCTACCGTGGTCGTCAATTATTCGCTAAAGCATCTGCTGAATAATTGATGATGTATTAAGCGTCAAGCTTGATAGAAAAATTGGGAGCGTTAAGCTCCCTTTTTTTGTTTGTAACTTTTGGACTCTATAATAAAGTCGGGCTTTTTGTTGTATTTGGCAATTACCCCAGCCAAAATTACGTGCTAAATTGCGCTCCACAATGAGTTAGGTGGTATTTAGCTGTTAATTTTCATCAATTCTGTGAAGATTAGCGCCTCTTAATTGAAAGGATTTTATTATGTCTGCTAAACAACTCGAGCAAGCAGCTCAGGCAACCAAAACTGCATTTGTATTCCCGGGTCAGGGATCGCAGAAGGCGGGCATGCTCGCTGAACTGGCTGAGCAGTTTAGTAGTGTACGTGACACATTTGCCGAGGCATCTGAAGCAGTAGGCTTCGATCTGTGGCAGATTGCGCAAAGTGGTGAAGGGCTGAACCAGACTGAATTCACTCAACCGGTCCTTCTGACTGCATCAATTGCTTTATGGCGTGTATGGCTGGAACTGGGTGGTGTAGCACCGAAGTATCTGGCTGGCCATTCTTTAGGTGAATACAGTGCGCTGGTTGCGGCGGGTGCTTTAAGTCTCGGTGATGCAGTTAAACTGGTGAACCTGCGCGGTAAGCTGATGCAAGATGCAGTACCACAAGGTGTGGGTGCAATGGCGGCAATTCTGGGTCTGGAAGATGCTCAAGTTGTTGAACTTTGTGCACAGGCAACAGCAGTTGGTAAAGGTTCGGTTGAAGCAGCCAACTACAATGCCAAAGGTCAGGTCGTTGTTGCAGGTAATAAAGATCGTGTCGATGCGGTGATTGAGCTGGCAAAAGAAAATGGTGCTAAAGCGATCGCATTGCCTGTATCTGTTCCATCACACTGTTCATTGATGAAACCTGCTGCTGAACAGTTTGCTACGGCTTTGGAACAAACTGCCATTGAGCTACCACGTATTCCTGTAATACAAAATGTGGGCGCAGAAATTGCGACAGATGTAAATGCATTACGTCAGGCACTGACTGCACAATTGTATGAATCTGTACAGTGGACTAAAACCCTGCAGTTCCTTCAAGACGAAGGCGTTGCATATATCGTGGAATGCGGTCCGGGGAATGTACTTGCCAATATGGCGAAACGTTTACCAAATATCGAAAAAGCACTTCCACTGGATACTCAATCCCGTCTGGAAGATGCATTGAACACCGTATTGGTGGCAGAAGGGAAAATTGCATGACACAGGAACGTAAAGTTGCCTTGGTGACAGGTGCAAGCCGCGGCATTGGTGCTGCAATTGCACAACAATTAATTCAGGATGGCTACTTTGTGGTAGGAACTGCCACTTCTGAAGCAGGTGCTGAGAAATTATCTGCACAATTTGCTGAAAATGGTGCGGGTAAAGTATTAGATGTACGTGATGGCGCAGCCATTGATGCACTGGTGACTGACATCGAACAGAACTATGGTCCAGTCCTTGCGTTAGTGAACAATGCGGGTATTACCAAAGATAACCTGTTGCTGCGTATGTCGGAAGATGACTGGGACGATATCCTGAACATCCATCTGAAAGCAGTTTATCGACTTTCTAAGCGTGTTCTGAAAGGTATGACCAAGGCACGTTTCGGTCGCATCATTAACATCAGTTCTGTGGTGGCGCATTTTGCTAACCCGGGTCAGGCGAACTATTCTGCTGCCAAAGCAGGTATCGAAGCGTTTAGCCGCAGTCTTGCCAAAGAAATGGGTAGCCGTCAAATTACGGTAAACTCTGTGGCACCAGGCTTTATTGCGACTGAGATGACTGAACAGTTAAGTGAAGAAATTCGTAAGAAAATGAGTGATCAAGTGGCATTAAACCGTCTCGGTGATCCACAAGATATCGCAAATGCCGTAAGTTTCTTGGCTTCTGACAAGGCAAGTTACATTACAGGTACTGTAATTCACGTAAATGGTGGTTTATACATGAGCTAAGGGGCTTAAGTATAAACTTTCCAAATTTTTTAGATTCAATTAAACTAACGGCATTAAAAACGCCACAAGCAATGAGGAGAATTCCTGTGAGCGATATCGAACAACGCGTTAAGCAAGCGGTTGCAGAACAACTTGGTATCAAAATCGAAGAGATTAAAAACGAAGCATCTTTCATGGATGACTTGGGTGCTGACTCTCTAGACCTAGTTGAACTGGTAATGTCTTTCGAAAATGACTTCGACATCACGATTCCTGATGAAGATTCTAACGAAATCACAACTGTTCAATCTGCGATCGACTACGTTTCTAAAAAACTTGGTTAATTGTTGATTCTTAGCTCTGCTAAGCCTAAAGACCACCGCAAGGTGGTTTTTTTGTGTCTGGGTTTTGGTGAGTAATCACTTACATTCATTAACATGAAGCTTACCAATGCTTAACTTTTGCTCCGGTGAATTCCGCTATAAACAATAGGGAGATAAAAATCAGACAACAATAAAGGGAGTATTCCATGGGTATTTTTGATTTTGTAAAAGGTATAGGTAAGAAAAATACCGCAGCGGCAGAGCCGCAACAGACACCTGCTGCAGAACAAGCACCTGCAGCTGCACCTAAAGCAGCTCCGGCAGAGCCATCGGCACAAGAAATTGCCAACAAGTTATTAGGTCATATCAAGTCACTTGGGTTGCCAGTTGCGGGCTTATCGGTGACTTATAATGGCACGACAGATCTGGCAACGATCAAAGGACAGGTTCAAAATCAGGCGGATCGTGAAAAGATTATTCTGGCTGTTGGAAATATTGACCATGTGGCCAAAGTTGATGATCAGTTGACTGTAACAAGCCCAGAGCCTGAGAGTAAATTTTACACGGTAAAATCGGGCGATACCTTGTCGAAAATTTCTAAAGAATTTTATGGCGATGCTAATCAGTACAACAAAATTTTTGAAGCTAACCGTCCATTATTAAAAAATGCTGATGATATTTTCCCTGGTCAGGTCCTGCGCATTCCTCATTAATATTTTTTGAACTTTCAGATTTTTCACATTAACGGTTCATGGCAGGGCTCCTTTTGGGAGCTTTGTTGTTATTGTCGGTCATTAGGGCTTTAAATACCGACATCCAGATATAGCGTTTCTTTTACTTCCTCCATCACCACATAACTATGTGAGGAAGCGGAAGAAGGTAGTTTCTTTAATAAATTACCCAGCAGACGACGATAAGCACTCATCTCTTTCAGGCGTGCTTTGACCAGATAATCAAAATCTCCAGAAATTAAATGACATTCCAGTACCTCAGGAATTTCACTCAGGTCTCGTGCGACCTGTTCAAATACATCACCGGATTTGGCTGAGAGTTTAATTTCCAGGAAAACCAGCAGGTTCTTTTCCAGTTTTTCCGGATTTAACCGGGCATGATAACCCATGATGATGCCATCGCGTTCCAGTCGCTTGACGCGCTCAGAACAGGGTGTGGTGGACAGATTTACACGCGCTGCCAGTTCGCTGATGGCAATCCGTCCATCGCGTTGCAAAATATCCAGAATCATACGATCAATACGGTCTAATTTGCGCATTCATTATTCCCTTAATTTTTTAAAATCGCGCGAGAAATCTAGTGGATTCACTGAATATATTACTTCAAAACAGTGAAATTCACTATTGATCCAAAAATATACTAGGTAAATCGACTAGAAGGATTTTGAGGGTAAGGCAATGCGTGTTTTGGTCTTAGGTAGTGGTGTCATCGGTGTAGCAAGTGCCTATTACCTGGCACAGCAAGGTGCAGAAGTCACTGTACTGGACCGTCAGACTGGCCCTGCTGAAGAAACCAGTTTTGGTAATGCAGGCCAAATCTCTCCGGGCTATTCGACACCGTGGGCAGCACCGGGCATTCCGTTCAAAGCAGTAAAATGGATGTTCCAGCATCACGCACCCTTGGCGATTAATTTAGATGGCAGCATGTGGCAGTTAAACTGGATGGCGCAAATGCTGAAAAACTGTAATCCAGCCAGCTATGCCATTAACAAAGAGCGGATGACCCGTGTGGCGGAATATAGCCGTGACTGTTTACGTGAATTGCGTAAAGAAACAGGGATCAGCTACGAGCATCGTTCCAAAGGTACTTTACAAGTATTTCGTAATGAAGCCCAGTTAGAGATGGTGCAACGCGATATCGCCGTATTGCAAGAATGTGGTGTACCGCATGAATTATTACTGGGAGCTGAGCTGGCAAAAGTTGAACCGGCTTTGGCGCATGCTCAAGATAAATTGGTCGGCGGCTTGCATTTACCCAATGATGAAACCGGTGATTGCTATTTATTTACCAATGCCTTAGCCAATGTTGCCAAAGAATTGGGCGTAAAGTTCAAGTTTAACCAGCATGTAGAGCATCTGCTCACTGAAGGTGATGAAATTAAAGGTGTTGTTGTTAATGGTCAGGTATTAACAGCGGATAAATACGTGCTGGCATTTGGTAGTTATTCACGTGATTTTTTGAAACCGCTGGATCTGGATTTACCAGTTTATCCTGTAAAAGGCTATTCACTCACGATTCCAATTGTTGATGCCAATTTTGCACCGCAATCTACGGTGCTAGATGAAACCTATAAGATTGCCATCACTCGCTTTGACCAGCGCATCCGCGTTGGTGGTATGGCTGAGTTAAGTGGCTTTAACCATAACTTGAAAGATAATCGCCGTGCCACTTTGGAAATGGTGACTCAGGAATTATTTCCGGGCGGTAATTTGGCAGAAGCGAGCTTCTGGACCGGTCTGCGTCCAATGACGCCAGACAGTACGCCAATTATTGGCGCAACGCGTTTTAAAAATCTGTTCCTCAATACCGGACATGGCACTTTAGGTTGGACCATGGCCTGTGGTTCAGGCAAGTTGATCAGCGATATTGTGCTAAATCATAAAACCGAGATTAGCACGGAAGGGCTGTCACTCGGGCGCTATTCACACGCGGCGTAAATTTGCTGTTTCAAGGAAGAATCTATGCCACGTCCAATT is a window of Acinetobacter sp. ASP199 DNA encoding:
- a CDS encoding L-threonylcarbamoyladenylate synthase, with translation MLHLRVHPDNPQPRLISQAVERIRAGDVIVYPTDAAYAIGCQIGNKQAMERIAQIRGLGPKHQYAILCCDLSDIATYAKVDNAVYRLLKNNTPAVTTFILPATSEVPKRLMHPKKKTIGLRIPSNPVCQMLLQELGEPLLTSTLILPDQTDPMDDPYEIEMQLGKRIDVFIDSGLGTLSTTSIVDLSGDQPEVIRRGVGDVSAFE
- a CDS encoding YceD family protein, yielding MSANTFPAQIEPFKWAEQGFKWSGQLPLSRFVRIAREAVGSIDDQLINIDCKLSMDAYHRIVWLDGHVETKVPMECQRCLETVEIELVSDFHLALVDDESLIERLDEDADFIVLGESEATTKGSYDAPATADLLALIEDELLLLMPLSPKHDVCEHKHQPAQEEVVEEKRDNPFEVLAALKGKLN
- the rpmF gene encoding 50S ribosomal protein L32, translating into MAVQQNRKSRSRRDMRRSHDALTENALTVDQATGETHRRHHVSKDGIYRGRQLFAKASAE
- a CDS encoding Lrp/AsnC ligand binding domain-containing protein gives rise to the protein MRKLDRIDRMILDILQRDGRIAISELAARVNLSTTPCSERVKRLERDGIIMGYHARLNPEKLEKNLLVFLEIKLSAKSGDVFEQVARDLSEIPEVLECHLISGDFDYLVKARLKEMSAYRRLLGNLLKKLPSSASSHSYVVMEEVKETLYLDVGI
- the lysM gene encoding peptidoglycan-binding protein LysM translates to MGIFDFVKGIGKKNTAAAEPQQTPAAEQAPAAAPKAAPAEPSAQEIANKLLGHIKSLGLPVAGLSVTYNGTTDLATIKGQVQNQADREKIILAVGNIDHVAKVDDQLTVTSPEPESKFYTVKSGDTLSKISKEFYGDANQYNKIFEANRPLLKNADDIFPGQVLRIPH
- the acpP gene encoding acyl carrier protein, which translates into the protein MSDIEQRVKQAVAEQLGIKIEEIKNEASFMDDLGADSLDLVELVMSFENDFDITIPDEDSNEITTVQSAIDYVSKKLG
- the scpB gene encoding SMC-Scp complex subunit ScpB codes for the protein MTIDHSSVLTAEDNLHDVLMQLEAIIFASDSAVSLARLKEAFQDRYTKQELRQYLQQLSMLMHGRSIELIETAQGFRFQVRAKYRNIIAQTWPERPARLSPSLLETLAVIAYHQPVTRADIEQIRGVTNNSQILRSLFDWNWIKESGFRELPGRPALLVTTPQFLNAFGLTSLGQLPPLQDAKEAFMALDANAPKS
- a CDS encoding segregation/condensation protein A; the protein is MNQSVHNMMEPTPHIRVLDEWQETIPEDLYIPPSAFEILLEHFEGPLDFLIYLIQKNGFDLLQVDIAPIAAQYLSYMDAMKSLNIELTADYMVMAALLADLKSRLLLPKPKNITATEQDPKQELIDRLENYLRIKQAAERLNQMSVLERDTFETNVSLGEFIQPNEGHNVDLLRDALLCIFNRPEPVIHQVQQEPVLLEERIAYIESCLETGEVLSFADLLKPSQGRMGMVVTFMAVLELTRQQKIQIIATGIEAPLAIQGASL
- a CDS encoding elongation factor P hydroxylase, with product MHLLQPQTEVNVSSLVSTLSTLDSDSSLQQVQRLPWANLSSEAEQVDWLILHFNHWFSHLNVTLVRGDFEPEYFPATEDTPARIQFAHGFFNSALHEISHWTIAGDKRRLLPDLGYWYAPDGRTQEQQALFEQVEIKPQAIEWMFAKAFGRKFRVSLDNLTGEGGNGSSFKDNVYAQVQRYFNGEAKLPRDAKYFIDCICACTRNGKSLQSDEFIREMLD
- the fabG gene encoding 3-oxoacyl-ACP reductase FabG, translated to MTQERKVALVTGASRGIGAAIAQQLIQDGYFVVGTATSEAGAEKLSAQFAENGAGKVLDVRDGAAIDALVTDIEQNYGPVLALVNNAGITKDNLLLRMSEDDWDDILNIHLKAVYRLSKRVLKGMTKARFGRIINISSVVAHFANPGQANYSAAKAGIEAFSRSLAKEMGSRQITVNSVAPGFIATEMTEQLSEEIRKKMSDQVALNRLGDPQDIANAVSFLASDKASYITGTVIHVNGGLYMS
- the fabD gene encoding ACP S-malonyltransferase — encoded protein: MSAKQLEQAAQATKTAFVFPGQGSQKAGMLAELAEQFSSVRDTFAEASEAVGFDLWQIAQSGEGLNQTEFTQPVLLTASIALWRVWLELGGVAPKYLAGHSLGEYSALVAAGALSLGDAVKLVNLRGKLMQDAVPQGVGAMAAILGLEDAQVVELCAQATAVGKGSVEAANYNAKGQVVVAGNKDRVDAVIELAKENGAKAIALPVSVPSHCSLMKPAAEQFATALEQTAIELPRIPVIQNVGAEIATDVNALRQALTAQLYESVQWTKTLQFLQDEGVAYIVECGPGNVLANMAKRLPNIEKALPLDTQSRLEDALNTVLVAEGKIA
- a CDS encoding D-amino acid dehydrogenase; the encoded protein is MRVLVLGSGVIGVASAYYLAQQGAEVTVLDRQTGPAEETSFGNAGQISPGYSTPWAAPGIPFKAVKWMFQHHAPLAINLDGSMWQLNWMAQMLKNCNPASYAINKERMTRVAEYSRDCLRELRKETGISYEHRSKGTLQVFRNEAQLEMVQRDIAVLQECGVPHELLLGAELAKVEPALAHAQDKLVGGLHLPNDETGDCYLFTNALANVAKELGVKFKFNQHVEHLLTEGDEIKGVVVNGQVLTADKYVLAFGSYSRDFLKPLDLDLPVYPVKGYSLTIPIVDANFAPQSTVLDETYKIAITRFDQRIRVGGMAELSGFNHNLKDNRRATLEMVTQELFPGGNLAEASFWTGLRPMTPDSTPIIGATRFKNLFLNTGHGTLGWTMACGSGKLISDIVLNHKTEISTEGLSLGRYSHAA